The region ATGGTTGCATAGATTTTTAAACAATTAAAGATTGTGGcttaaaatggtaaaaaaaatggAAACATGGTCGCATAAAGTGGTAAAAAAGTGAAACTTTTTCGCAAAAATTGGTAAAAAATCAAACATGGTCACATAGATTGGTAAAAGAATTTAAAACATGGCAACATAAAATGGTAAAAAAGTGAAACTTTTTTGcataaattggtaaaaaaaaaaaaaaaaacatgataaaaaggTGAAATATTGTCGcataaattgttaaaaaaaattacctCAAATAGAATAATTCCAAAAGAATACACATCCGCACCTCGATCAAATAGTTCATCTTTATAAATCTCGGGTGCAATATATAAATCTACAATACACAAAAGATAAAATTTACACTactaaaaatttaaacttttttgaATACCCATTTGGGGACAGGTGTCAAAATCTTACTTGTTCTATCAACAGTGACTGGGCGAGATAATCTTGCTTTATCAGGTGAAATTTTGGATAACCGAATTAATCCAAATCCTGCAACTTTCAACTGGCCCCCACTATCCAGCAAAATATTTCTGGCACCTTAccaatattttaattattaaaaaaatctcAAGATATGAACTTATATAAgtaaatttatttaattattcaacTTATATTAGTTGCCTTACTTTGGCCTTAAATCACAGTGGATAATTGGATCTGGCTTACATTCATGAAGATAATTCATTCCCCTGTTAATCAAATAACAAGTTGTAAGATttcataatatttaatatttttttttgaatatgattACTATTTAcaaatactattattataataaagATCCAATTTTTTCTTGTAATAAAGCAATTTAGGACTTTGTGAACATTTTAATATTCTCTCATCTCCTTTTGAGCTATTGTTTCTAAAAGTTTACAATTGGACATGTTAttgattaatataatataatcccAAATTCCCAATTTACCCTTTTTCTCCTAATTAACATAAATTgaacttaaaaataaaataaacaaaatctTGCCTGGCAATATCAAGAGCAAATCTGAGAGCTTTTGATGGGgacaattttcctttcttttgaAGATAGCTTCTAAGATCACCCTGAAAATTCATCCAAATTCAatcatttttatattattatcaaTTTATCAATATGAATGTTTCAAAATCGGATACTTTGACTTATTTCTTAATTTTGTTTTCTTTGACTTACTCTTGGGTGATATTCTGAAACAATCATCATGGGTATATTTTGGGTAACAGCTCCAACAAATTGAACCACATTAGGATGTCTGACTTTCTCCAACAAAGTCAACTCATGTTTAAAAGCATTTCTGCATTTATAAAAACCAAAAGGGTACAAAAGTCAAATCACAATGAAGTTATCTTGTTAAAATTATAGAAAAAAGAATATGTGAATAGTAAATACATACATGCTTTCAGGGTCAGAATAGCTATCCTTGTCTAATATCTTCACTGAAACTTTTGTCCCATTCCATTTAGCAACTTGATATGTTCCCtgtcaaaatgaccaaaatgtccATATAGTATTATTAATATAATGAAAAGATATAAACTTTGAGACTTTATATGAAGCATAAATCACAATCTTGCCTTTGAAATGCCATCACTTTTGCGAATTTGAAGCTCTAAGGGATTGAGTTCATACTCTGGAACTTCTCTAGGGTTTGCAACAGTCATTGGGGTCTTTCTAGTTTTCTAGCAGAATTTTAATGTATTCATTATATGATCTCACATTAGAAATTTTCAATATATAAAAGAATTTTAATGGAAAATACCGGAACTTTGGCTCCTCTGGCCTTCAATATATTGTAAGTTTCAACGTTTCCATAGTACTTTGCATCAGCACATGCCTGTCATTATGGAAAGTTCTTGAACAATTAAGTAAATAATCATGAAAAAAGTTATGGTTTTAGGGTAGAAAGTAGAAGGAAGAGACATATCATATGTCTGGAAAGAGAGGAACATGATTTGTCTAACAATTAACCTAAGAGATGTCGAATTTCAAACTTTGACCAAACTAATTGGACAATCGAAAACAAAAATGGAGAGGGAAACTGGTGATTGTTTTGATCAGATTGTTATTATTTGAAATGATTCGAACATGATAATATGATTTGAGTGATGAAATCATGGATATACCGTGCTTCCCCACCGATCACGGGCATCAATGTTGGCCTTGCGACTCAACAGAAGCTGAACAACCTCAACATGCCCTTCACAAGCAGCAATATGCAAAGCAGTGCGACCATCGAGATCGATACTATTAACATCAACGCCATCATCGAGCAATTCTTTGACACCCTGAACGTCGTTTTTGCAGGCTAGAAACAACAATTGCATGGTGGAGTCAAGGTTTCCAGGGAGGGTAAAGTCATCATTCGCGGATGTACGTCGAACTGGGTCAAGAGAAGATTGCCGACCCAAGCTGAAACGGGAATTGGTTCGTGGATCAAAAGAGCTTTGACGCTTGAAGCTGAATTTACCGCTGAGTTTCATTGAACCCGTTGAGAATTGACGGGATATCCCGCGTTTCAATTGCTGAGCTGCCCTCTCCATGATATGGGTTTGAATGTTTTATTGTTTCTTCAACGATTTCATATGATTCAACAGAATAATAAAGAGGGAAACGCCATTGAAACAGGTGGGACGAAAAGGGGTGAGCTCGATCGAGAGCTAAAGATGAAGCTCCCGATTGCGAGCAAAGAAGGGAGTAGGAGAGAAGATGGGTGGAATGGAATCCAGAAAAGGGTATTTGATTAAGAAGAAATCCGAGTGAAATGCAATTATTTGGATGAAcaaacaaaacacacaaaagtgtgGAAAAGGAATCGTCGTTGAAAGCCTCTCTGTATTTCTGCCACTCGGTTTATCCGGGAAAGTCGTTGCAGTCTTCCTATTATTTTCAAATTACACCCCTCCACGTTGTCAATGTTGTCACAATCacctttttttgttttgtttttgttttgtcgtTAATCATACTCACCTTTACTTTACTTAAAGAAAAGGAATGATGGATGATTGCGTGTGAACTTATAGTGTAACCACTAACCACCACTTAATGTATTCAAAACAAATTTTATATAATCAACTTTAACTTAAGAATTAAAGTGATTATTAATTTTGATTACATTTTGGATCATAGCTTTTAATGAAAAGATCAGAatgaataaaagaaaaaagggtattttttaacaaaaaaaaagacAGAGATCTTAACATGTGTTTAATGTTAACCATCTTTTGTGTGACTTGGTGATGAAATGATTTGGGATAAAACATTTCAAAGAAGTCATCATAGTTTCTATTTTCACAAGCTTTAACTTTAGTGTGGCCACTTGCTTCATTTTGGATAGAAATACAAACAAAATCAGCTAGTTGTTCGAGGAAAAAGTGGATTTTAGAAACCGCAATTGATACACTGATTGGAAAAGATTACAACTAAATCAAATTTGAAACTGTCTAAAACATGATAAGAAAAAATTGATTCAATTTAGCCGGTTATATTTTTTATACTGTAAACCGGTTAAATCCGATCTGATTTGGAAGCAACCAGTTTAaacaatccaaaaaaaaaaaaacagttcgGTACAAAACTGATTTTGTTTGCAAAGTATTATATGTGTGTgaggtttttattatttttttattttttaattttctctATTAATAAAGTTGATCACCCTTGTtatcaaacaaataaataataaacatatGTATTCATTCATGTGTtagacaaaaaacaaaaaacaaaaaaaaaaaaaaaaaaatcttttataaaGGTCTCCTTTTAGGCAACAAagaaaagtaataataataataagaagaaaCAACAGCGATGAGCTTTTGTTATTCCTTCAGCTTGGCAGTTCAGATTCATTATTGTAAACATTAAAATATATTGAccaaaatgaaaacaaaaatacTATAATAACTGACTATTTCCCCActaaaaagaaattaataaaatatactaTTTTATACCTATTTGGTCTTGACCAAACCCATAAAAACATGTTACTGCTAcgactttttttattttatttctgcTTACAAGACATTTGATACACTAACATTTAATAATTACGTGTAACTATTCCTTAAATGGGTGTTCCTATATACGTTTTCATACCAATTATTATACGAATCGATAATCAAAAGCAAGTAATCAAAGAATAGATTATGCCGTTACAAAAAGAGAAAAAGGATAAATGTATAATTTCATTTACTAATTttccaaaataataaaaaaaaattagaaaaatatctATAATAGTCATTCATTAGAATCTGTGAAATCAATAAATATGCCAAAAAAAAATCGTCAACGAGCTAAGAAAAAATTGTTTTTGAGCCTGCGAAATGGACCACAAAAGATTTCTCCATATACAAACAATATTTTTCATATTCTCAAATTTCTACAATTTTTTTGGGTATAAAAAATAgcttaaaaactcaaattttacattagtaaaacctttttttttggaAATGTAGTTGAAGATTTTTACCATAAAAAGAATtcaaaaaagtaaaaaataaaagtttTGGCAGTAGATTAAGAAATTAAGAATTTCATAGTTCAAATCagcaaaactttttttttttttgcatcttAAAACTACAATATAAAACTCTTTTTATTGTGAAAAATGGTTTTTAAAGATTTTACAATATAAATGTGTTGTTTTGCCCGTAAAATCTTTATTTTCGTACATACTACAATTTCTTTTTTCAGAAAAAACTCTTTTTAGTGATTTCTCGGTCTATTTATTAACTCTGTAGATGTAATCTACAAAATTCAAGATTATTTTAGACATTTGACTATATTAAACTATTCTTTAAAAACAGCAAATAGAATTAACTTTTTCATCtacaaaaatttaaaatttaaaaagatCATATTAAACACCTATAGTCCCATACCATCATTTATTGTAGAGCAACTTGAGCAAGTCATACATGAGTAAAAAATACTATAAAATAGAAGCTACCAATTGATCCAACTTTGGGTTCTAAACTAAGCTACCGACATAAATAAAGGCCCATACCTCTACCCCTTAATTACGTTCACTATATTATTTATAGTCTACTTGCACACATTTATTGCTTCCAATCCAATCCTCATTGACCAAGTAAACACATAATACTTGAAAACCGATAGTTCACCACGCTACCTCTACACATCCCAATCGTGGGTCCCATggttaaatatatattttcactTGTGGGTGCCAAACAAATAGAGTGATGCCATAGACTTGAATTATGACATCTAACTTGTAAATAATAAAATGGGAAATCGTATTTTCTAGGCTATTCATGTCAAGCTTATTTCAAAACCCATTATATGATGATAAATTGCAAAACGTAGTAATACTTTGAGTGTGTTCTGAATCATATGGACAAAGGTGGTGTTTTTTTTCATGGATTTTTTTTAGCATTTATGTTTGTGAGCGGGAAGATATTTATATTTGCACGTTtttgcagactgtttgttttttaagaAACGTGGGTGTCAAAACAATTGTGTGTCCTTTTATCTAAAAAGACCGAACCAATTTTTACAGGTAGGAAGACATTTCTCGTAAACATTTTCTAAACAATTAATAATGATTAAATTCTTTTATATTTAAGGATGCTTcacttttatttctttttatattttttgaacgattatattttaattgatttttatatattttttattattttatgatcCAAATgtaaaatatcataaaatcaaatccattatctaacGACATTGCACGAATTAAACATCTGTTTATCCTATAAtgtatgcaagtatcacaaaaccATAATATATTATATGTCAATTTACcggaaaaaaaattatattaattgtGTGCAAATTAAAGCTATTTCTTTCCTGAAACTcttgaattatttttttaatatgattTCTATATTAGATTGTGCTTTTTGTTTGTCTAATATATGAGGTTATGCATATGTAAAAAATTATATGATGATTACAATAGGCACAAATTAatgtggtgttttttttttttttttttttttttgtaattatcaaatgttatgtttttttttttcctgaaaTTCAATCATATTCATATATTGAAGAAGATGACAACATGTCTTTTAGTTATACAAATAAATATTACCATTGAATGTTTCACgcttcataattttataaggaaagATGGTTTAAGTAATGATTTCTTTACTTAATACGAGCTACCAAATGTATTGTTTCGAATTATATGTGTAATTGTGGTTGTCTACTTATATATCAATGTTGTAAaactttaattatttaaattttagtGTTGAAAAACCCTTTTAGATTAAAAGTCCCACTTTATTTATATTCCAGTCTACAGATGTTAAAAATACAAACAATATTATTCTTATAGATTGCAGACGTTTGATCTAACTCTTCTCCTGTAGATGTGGTCTGCAGACTGCATGTGTCTACAAATGTGATTCATAGACTGCATATATTTTAcccgttaaaaaacaaacaataccTATATATTCTAATGATAAAAATTGACTCTGtaaatagagaaattaaatatccttctatCTTTTTTTCCTATTTATCTTCATATCCATATGAAATAATGACATGTGTTATATTTGGATAAGATTAATAATACTTTAATACATTTGTTATCATTTTAAATTGGTAGGAAGATATATATGAAAGAAAGCAGAAGGATATTCAATTTCTCTTGTAAATAATACATATTTTAACTTATGGATGTTAAAGGATCAGCCTACGTTTGAACATTAAATATCAATTATTCATACCATTTTCACTTTTTTCATGTCActttttgattattttaaaaGGTATAAAAGATGGTGTGTTATACACTCCAATAGTGAGGAGGAACACGGGAAATCATTTTATGGAAGTACAATAAACTCTATGCAAAATACTCGTGTGACGTGTGACTTTTGGATGCATGAAATCCACTTTTTAGGCTATGTTGTGGATTATGAAGGAATTAAATTAAACTTGATAAACATTGAGTTAGTTATTGAAATAGGAACTATGTATGAGCCCAACCAAAATACAAATTTGCTTGGGTTTGGTGAGATATTACCAAAGATTCATAAAAAGACTTCTCTAAAATATCAAATTTCATGAGCGTACTAATTCAAAAAACATGTAGGCTCCCTCTCGAGTTCATTAAAGAAGATAAGAACAACAAGTTCATTAAAGAATATAAGAACAATGGGAGAAGACAATGAATATTCCTTCCCTTTCTCTCCAATTACTCCCGATCTTAGAGGACAATTTGTAAGGAAGTTAGCATGTGTCTTCATTTCCTCCCTCTCCTATTTTTTCCAATAAATAAACCCTAGACCAATGATCTTTTTCCAATATTTCCACTTCCTTTCCTTTCTGTCGTTATATTAGACTTTAGAGCATACCGATAAAGTTATTTTGGATTAAAGATCAAGAAAGATCTTTAGAGTAGTTACAAAGAAGATTGTGTTATGCACAAATCCTTTTACTTCCCAAGGGGATTCCAGACTTTCTTTGGGTAAAGCGATGCTTGAAGTATAAGTTTGGGTTGTGTTCCCAACTCAATGAGATAAAGTCATTGCTTATTCAAACCAACAATTAAATGTACATTAAATGATTTATTCAACTCATGATCCATAGTTAGCGATGGTTGTAACTCGtatttcttgaaactttgatgacATTACATTTATTGGACTAAATGTAGACTTTTCATGGTTCATAAGAGTCTAAAATACTTGTTTAGCAAAGAGGATCTAAATATGCAACAAATAAGATGCATGAAAATTCATAAGGATTATGACAACGAGATTTTATACCATCCGGGCGAAGCTAACATGGTGGTTGATTCTTTGAGTCACAAGGATATCAGTGAAAGAACTTGAGCATGAGAACTTTTGATGAAAATTATATCATCCATAAACGATGTATTGAGACACACCCAATTAAGGGTTTTCCTTAATGAGAACCTTAAGGAATAAAAATTGGTGGTGGTTGAAACCAATCAACAAAATATTGCAAATCATTCAAGGATGATTCTTAGGTACCGATTAAAATTTTAAAGAAGAGTCTTTGATAACATTATTGGGGTTGATGtacaaaaatatacaaaaaagtACAAACAACGTAAGCATTAACATATTAAAattttatgatcaatactaaagtCATATATTCATCTTGAACAATATAAACCAACAATTAATCAATTATAATGTGTTTAAAATTATACCTCTAATTGTTGGAAAATTACCAAGATAGATAATCTTCAATGGTTGATCTTCAGCAAGaacaatatattaattaaaattcaTTAAATGATATTAAGTAAATGCAAGTTAAAAGGTTTTAAATTTCAAGCCATTAGAAAGATTCACTATGGAAAATTAAATTTCTTGGTGTTAAAGGGGCTAATGGTGATAAGTTGCAAAATTTTTGGAAGCTTAGATCTAGTTATTCAAACTaatataaaaaattttaaaagatgatgaAATATTACCCAGAAGCTTAAGAAAGAGTACTAAGTTGGAAATTTGTATAGATACCATTGTGAGAAGATATAATAAATTTTGGACTAAAACCGTCAGACTGATGGAACTTGTGCTGACTTGACTCAACTAGCTTAGGACTAGAGATGTTACCCTTACACTAATATATATTGCCAAAAAGGGAAAGACAAAGATGTTTGGTTTCAAGATTATTAGTTATGGAGTCGAAGCTCACACCCTACATCAACCTAGTGGGTCACAATGGTGATTAGGCGATTCATTGGCGGCCACCACCATTGGCGATGA is a window of Lactuca sativa cultivar Salinas chromosome 1, Lsat_Salinas_v11, whole genome shotgun sequence DNA encoding:
- the LOC111899363 gene encoding integrin-linked protein kinase 1 — its product is MERAAQQLKRGISRQFSTGSMKLSGKFSFKRQSSFDPRTNSRFSLGRQSSLDPVRRTSANDDFTLPGNLDSTMQLLFLACKNDVQGVKELLDDGVDVNSIDLDGRTALHIAACEGHVEVVQLLLSRKANIDARDRWGSTACADAKYYGNVETYNILKARGAKVPKTRKTPMTVANPREVPEYELNPLELQIRKSDGISKGTYQVAKWNGTKVSVKILDKDSYSDPESINAFKHELTLLEKVRHPNVVQFVGAVTQNIPMMIVSEYHPRGDLRSYLQKKGKLSPSKALRFALDIARGMNYLHECKPDPIIHCDLRPKNILLDSGGQLKVAGFGLIRLSKISPDKARLSRPVTVDRTNLYIAPEIYKDELFDRGADVYSFGIILFEMMEGAQPFHPKPPEEAVKLMCEDLKRPPFKIKSKYYPPDLKELIEECWYPELPIRPKFSEIIIRLDKIVGNCSKHGWWKDAFKLPWK